The following is a genomic window from Osmerus mordax isolate fOsmMor3 chromosome 28 unlocalized genomic scaffold, fOsmMor3.pri SUPER_28_unloc_8, whole genome shotgun sequence.
TGCACGCCCATCTTCCTCATGGCGGCGGCGAACACGGCCACGTCGCGCCTCAGCTCCCCAAACGTCACCTTGACGATCTCCTCGTTGGCCTCCGCTGGGGGCGGAGggagacagaacacagagggagggaagggattgacaggcaggagagagagagagagagggggacaggggggagaagagagggaaagagagagggagaaagagggagagagggagagaagaagagagaagagaggtaaagagagagggaaagagagggagagaagagaggtaaagggagagggaaagagagggggagaaagagggggaaaagagagggaaagagaggtaaagagagggagagaagagagggaaagagagagggaaagagagagggaaagggagaggtaaagagagggggggggtagagagatggagagggttaGAAGACATCTCTCTAAGTAATAGCTTGTGCTGACGTACACTGTAGCAATATCTACCCTCTGATTTATGGATGCTCCCATAATTAAATTActgccaggagtgtgtgtgtgtgtgtgtgtgtaggttggaCAGCCGCACCAGACACTAACAAGAGGCTATCTATTAAGATATGAGAATCCACAGAGCGGTTACCTGGAAGACTAGCAGTGTCTTAATATAATCTGATGTAATCTAATCTAATCTTGGCCTCTATGCGCAGTCCACCCCTGCATGTCCACTCACTTCCCTGGCCGTCCAATCACACGGCCTCATCTCTACACACGTCCAATCACACGGCCTCATCTCTACACACGTCCAATCACACGGCCTCATCTCTACACACGTCCAATCACACGGCCTCATCTCTACACTGAGACTGGATCATCTTCCTGTTCTGAAGGCTGATGCAGGAAGTAATAGACCAACATTAGAATAGTCCTACTCTCTATAGTCACTATTTATACCTGGCTTTGGACCAGAGTGTCTGCTAGATAACTAACCTTTAACATCCCCTACTCCCATCCCCTCCAACCCTGCTGTCCTCAAAACAGGTTTGGAAAGCCGAGCAGCATTTCACGGTTCAAATACAGCCCCAGTTATGTCAGAGCTCTGAACTCCACAACACTAGGGGGCAGTAGCAGGTAGAGAGGAGCCACAGGAAGTACTCACTGGCAGCATAGAGAGCCACCTTGTCCTGGTCCTTGTGTTTAAGCAGGTTTTCTGCGTAGTTCAAACGAGAGCCTCTGAACCACTCCGGCACGTCAGATACCCTCTTAGACACGTCCACcacctgcaggggggagggggagagagagagggagagagagagaaagagagggacatggGAACATGTAAGTGTATGAGAGATatagggaaagagtgagagaggtaagAAAGAGTTGAAAGATTCTACAAGGAATGACTACGAGactaggaggatgggaggagccAATTAAACATGAGATCTGTGGGTGTAAAACACTACGTGCTTCCAGACAGAGAATGTGTTgactataaatgtgtgtgtgtgagtgagtgagtgagtgtctaCAAAGCAGTAGAGGGAGTGGTGAAGTGTACTCACCTCCTCGTACATCCGGGAGCAGGTGACACCACAGAAGCTCCACACCTGAGCCCAGAAGTCTGCGTAGCTATCCACAGACCACTGGTACATCTCCTTATAGCTggctgcaggagggagggagggttaaaCTCAGCACCAATAAGGGCTTCACCAGACAGACCTGCTCAACCTTCCACACGCAtgcatcgacacacacacacacacaatgcaagcGATTCCATGATTGCAACATTTTATTTTCTGTAACAggtccctgcttaggttgctgcccccgcgacccgacccccggacaagcggaagatgatggatggatggtctgtttagctctacctctccctctctcttctaacacacaaatacacagctaGCAACATCATACTGTGGAGTGAAGATCTCCTTAATTCTGAGTGCATCGAGGAAGCCTCTGGCAGTGCAGTGTAAGCATGGATGCTGAGGACACGGGGTCTCAACAGAACACTTGCTGACAGTTTAGAGGGCTGTGCTATGCTCCAGACTAAGACATTAGCTGGTCTCTGTCTCATTAGCTAATGCTTCAGTCCTGTAAATTATCTTTCTTCCAAGCGAAGGCTACGTCCAGCGACCAGCCTACTAACTATATCTACAATCTCCTGTGGCACAGGAAGGTGGAGTTCGCTAGTGCCAACTGCCTGGTAACACCGTCTTTTCCATTTCTAATCACATTGAAGTTAATtttatgaagaagaaaaaaactggtTGACCGACATTACGGGATATCAACCAACCCATGACTGAGGAACAGAACAGCGCTAATCTCTACTGGTCATCTACTGCCAAAGACGTGCAACCTCCACGGTGGAGTCATCCTGACGTAAAGAGTCAGACTGCTGTCTAGCCTGCCGAACGGACACCGGCACCGAGTAGCTGAACGGACACCGGAACCGAGTAGCTGACCGTGGGATtcagtctatcttaaatcttaGACTGTACGGTGGTGCTACGGTAGAAGTCCTGACAGAGACAAGCTCTCTCGAGCGTTACTCACCAAGATTAAGCCCGAAGTCTCGGTTCACCTGCGTCCTAAATCTGTCCATGTGAGTGTTCTTCTTAGTGTCCGGGTACCACAACACCTTGGACTCCAGAATATTCTCGCTCATTGCTTCCGTGTCTTTTGACATGATTGCCCTGGATAACCTGGCTGTGTATGTGGAGGTAGATATGCTAGGTGGGTGACAGCGTGCAGCCGGGCCGTCTGATGACTgtcagcctggaggaggagcagcggaATAACTCAGAACCCTCCGCCCACCCGCACAGCGCTGCCGTGTCTCCTTCCGCGTGTCCTCCGAAATGGGGGCCTACAATTGTTTCGTTTTTTAGCAAAAAAAATTAAAGTCATCTTCAAGAATAATTAACGTGTATATATATAACAACGCATAAAGTATTATTCATATAGTTATGACAACAGGGGGAAACAGTATAAGAATAAAAAATAAGCATATTACAAAGGTTAAATTATGCTATTCAGAAGACGCTCTTATATCCAAAACGAAGCTCGCAAAGTGAAAATAAAGTAGCCTACAAAATGTCAAGGATCAAAAGTGCATAGTTCGAACAGTATTTCGGTTGTAATTCCCTCTGCAATGAATGGCCTTGGGTTATGTTGCACACAATTATACACAGTTGCAGTGTGCTATTCTTGTAATCCAAGGTTAGATTGGGTATTTTAAAATCAGTGGTGTAGGACACTTTTAAATGGGACCAGAGATTTGAGATTTTGATTAATCTTTCATGACGGCAGAATGTAGCCCCCCCGACTCTTGGCCCTGGTGCTGGGGACCCGCTGCCCTGCATATCTTACATCTACAACTATATTCTCCATAAATCTAAATTGGCCTTCACAAATGAGGAAATTCAGCCAAATCGTTAGAATAAAGTAATCAACCATTTGGATCCAAATGTGAACGTGGGGTTACAGACCCGCTTTAACTAGGGGGTCTCCCCTCGAAGAATACTGATCGATCACAAATGGAGAAACGTATGGCCATGTGTGACCCTTGTGTGTTCAACGTTataagataagagcgtctgcttaatgactaaatgttatagCGGAGTGATATGTAAGGAGGCACAGCACATGAGACCCTCTGACTGGTCGGCGGCCGGCTGGTCCCACATCAGCAGACAGATCCGTGTATGCAAAATTATAGTGGTAATTCGTTTCTTACAACACACACGCCAGTTGTGAGCCGGTTTGGCGGAAATTACTACGGAATTACACATACTTCGAGTCTGCTGCAACCTGGGCTAAACCGCGAATAGAGTTTAAGTAGCCGATAAACAATACAACCTTACAAACGACAGTAAAACCTTACATATGTTTCGTCACACGCATTGTATGTTAAAGTTAAATCTCAGAGTCGGTTCGATAGACAACATGGTGTAAACAAAAGGGGAAATTTACAATGAGAAAATCAAATAGTGTCTCTTTTAAATGTGTAATTACTTGGCGTAATTTATTATTCATATCACAGTTCACGTTTCGTTCCAGGTGAAACGTTTAAATTTTCCTCTATGTTGGCTCAACATAGAGGAAAATTTCCGCTTCACATGCTCGGCGAATGCCAGCGTACAAAACGTTTTATCCTAATGATCAATGACAGCGCTCAAGTGAGGTGCGCAGCCAATAAGAATCGAGAATGAGAGTACATTTTAGGGGTGTGCCCAATCAAATGTCTGCAAACATGACCTGTTCAACCCCCCTATTAAGAAATGTCCTCAAAATTGAAATGGTTCTACAcccaaataaatataaaataagtgATATTACAAAAATGCACAGTTAGACTAAGAACGTGACATTCATAGGTTTGTAAATCTGATTTCCTGTCTGACATTATCAGCTGCCAGCTAGTATAGCGTGATACAGAACCATGAGACATGAGGTGACTAGGTGTGTCTGACTTAAATTAGTAACAAGGTTCAGTAATTCACCTGAAAGTTTACATGAAGGAACCTAAAGTTCAGAGGCTATCTTTAACCagtacatttatttaaaaaaaatatacatacaaAAAAGAAGAACAAATAGAAAACTTAAACATAAAAGCTATAATTGAATATTCAAGATCAGGGAAATTAGAACAGacaggagcagacagacaggagcagaCAGACGGGAAGaaacaggaacagacagacaggagcagacagacaggagcagacagacaggagcagacagacaggaacagacaggagCAGACAGGTTTGAGCAGAGGTGATTGTAGGAGAGACTACACCTTGTGAAAGATGTTGGATTTGATAGGCAGAGATCCGAGCCAAGGTAAACCGAGGAAAGAAATGGCTCCTGGACGCCACTACTGGGCAGGGTCAAGGTTCACCAGTGAACCCCCTCATCTGCTCTTTTATCTACATGGCTGGATTCAAACACACATTATTTAAACCAGTCCTGAGTTTTAGAGCTTTGTTCCAGGTCTCCTGGAGCGAATACAGAATGTGGAACCTAAAATACTGACTTTCACATCAGCCAGTATGATTTGGCAAAATATGTGAAGGTGAAGTGGAG
Proteins encoded in this region:
- the aacs gene encoding acetoacetyl-CoA synthetase, whose amino-acid sequence is MSKDTEAMSENILESKVLWYPDTKKNTHMDRFRTQVNRDFGLNLASYKEMYQWSVDSYADFWAQVWSFCGVTCSRMYEEVVDVSKRVSDVPEWFRGSRLNYAENLLKHKDQDKVALYAATEANEEIVKVTFGELRRDVAVFAAAMRKMGVQTGDRVVGYLPNGVHAVEAMLAASSIGAVWSSTSVDFGVN